CTACTTTTTAAAAGATGAAAGTGCAAAACAATATCTTGGAAGAATCTATCTGATTCTTCTTATGAAAAAATATTAATTTAAAAGTCTTTGGACGGTTTCTTTCACTTTTCAACTATGATAGAAAAATATTATTTAGTCGGCTTGCCTTTCCTGATTCGATATGCAGGTTTCGGTTTTTCTTCCGCTCCATCAACGCAAGAACGAAATCTTGTACTCGATTCGGGATTAGAGATAAGAACGAAACTCTTTCCGGGAAAAAGAAACGCTCCCGCCGTTTACATCCAGCACGGAATGAGTGCAAGAGGAATCGAGGACCCTCGAATTTTGGAACTAGCGAGGCATCTGCATGGTACCGGATTTACCGTCTACTTGCCGGAATTACCCGAAATCAAAGACTTAAAAATTTCGTCCGAGACTGTCCCTAAAATCCGTTCTACATTTCGAGCCATTTACGAGCTGGAAGGCAGACCGGTTTCTTATTTATCGGCAAGCTTTTCTGCCGGCATGGGTATGGTCGCTCTTTCGAACGAGGAGGAACAACTCAAGTTATCGTCCACTTTGTTGGTCGGGACTTATTCCGATTTTAGCAAAACACTTCCGTTCGTAATCGCCAATTTTGACCGAGACCCTTATGCGGTGTACGTCATGTTATATAATTATATTAAGAAGATACGGAATCATTTTCACCGGTTGGAAGAATTCTTTTTGGAATCCGCCTTGGATTCCGGACTCCAACGACAGGCAGACGCGGCAGTCGGATTTAGATTGTATCCGGCCCTAAGCCCCGAGGAGCGCGAATTTGTGGATGAAATTAGATCGGTACCCTCATTCAGGGAGAGAGTGTCGGCCGAAATTTTGAATTCCCT
The Leptospira inadai serovar Lyme str. 10 genome window above contains:
- a CDS encoding alpha/beta hydrolase family protein, encoding MIEKYYLVGLPFLIRYAGFGFSSAPSTQERNLVLDSGLEIRTKLFPGKRNAPAVYIQHGMSARGIEDPRILELARHLHGTGFTVYLPELPEIKDLKISSETVPKIRSTFRAIYELEGRPVSYLSASFSAGMGMVALSNEEEQLKLSSTLLVGTYSDFSKTLPFVIANFDRDPYAVYVMLYNYIKKIRNHFHRLEEFFLESALDSGLQRQADAAVGFRLYPALSPEEREFVDEIRSVPSFRERVSAEILNSLPSGFIEENSPANFTSSWRKPIALLHGFDDPVISPNESEDLFLDLRNRLKDPPVFVKSRLLTHGDHLPFYTQFPEIPSMAKIWGFFIKNAFEL